In Bradyrhizobium erythrophlei, a single genomic region encodes these proteins:
- a CDS encoding AbrB family transcriptional regulator: MSLSTLPVFARWGVLIALSVLFAALLTWARLPAALLLGSILAGILVENGGAGILVPQLPFGFALAIIGCMIARVLTSTILHSFLHQWPLLLGISFSVIVASCLLGWLISRLRILPETTAIWGLLPGAAPAMMVMADAYGADARLVAFMQYVRVLMVALVASIIARFWVHAPAVAAAAPAVWFAPIHALPFLETLVLVLGGVILGPVSRIPAGIFLIPMFLGAVLQSNGVVEIELPRWLLAVSYLLLGWTIGLRFTREILVYAIRALPKMIVSILMLIAFCGGLAFALVEVFDIDPLTAYLATSPGGADSVAIIAASTNVDVGFVMAQQIARFMLVLVIGPVLSRYVADRL; this comes from the coding sequence ATGTCTTTATCCACACTGCCAGTGTTCGCTCGCTGGGGAGTTCTGATCGCTCTTTCGGTTCTGTTCGCTGCGTTGTTGACATGGGCCCGGTTGCCGGCAGCCCTTCTGCTCGGTTCAATATTAGCCGGCATCCTCGTCGAAAATGGCGGAGCCGGCATCCTTGTGCCGCAACTGCCTTTCGGCTTCGCCCTGGCGATCATCGGCTGCATGATCGCTCGCGTTCTTACGTCCACCATTCTTCATTCCTTTCTGCATCAGTGGCCGCTACTTCTAGGCATCAGCTTTTCGGTCATCGTTGCGAGTTGCTTGTTGGGCTGGCTCATCAGCAGGTTACGCATTTTGCCGGAAACAACGGCCATTTGGGGATTATTGCCTGGCGCAGCGCCAGCCATGATGGTGATGGCCGATGCCTACGGCGCTGACGCCCGGCTGGTTGCCTTCATGCAATATGTGCGTGTTCTCATGGTCGCTCTCGTAGCTTCCATCATTGCCCGTTTCTGGGTTCACGCACCAGCGGTCGCGGCCGCAGCGCCTGCGGTCTGGTTTGCGCCGATCCACGCACTGCCTTTTCTTGAAACACTGGTCCTCGTTCTTGGAGGTGTCATTCTGGGACCTGTTTCCCGCATTCCGGCAGGAATATTTTTGATACCCATGTTCCTCGGTGCGGTTCTACAATCCAACGGTGTTGTCGAAATCGAATTGCCACGCTGGCTGCTGGCGGTCAGCTATTTGCTTCTTGGCTGGACGATTGGCTTGCGGTTTACCCGGGAAATTCTTGTGTATGCCATCCGGGCTTTGCCGAAAATGATAGTATCAATTCTGATGTTAATCGCATTTTGCGGCGGCTTGGCCTTCGCTCTCGTCGAAGTTTTCGATATCGATCCTTTGACGGCCTATCTTGCCACCAGCCCGGGCGGGGCAGACTCGGTCGCCATTATTGCGGCATCCACCAATGTCGATGTCGGGTTTGTTATGGCGCAGCAGATCGCTCGTTTTATGCTCGTCCTTGTCATTGGTCCGGTTTTGTCCCGATACGTTGCGGATCGGCTATAA
- a CDS encoding hydrolase gives MLELDPKTTALVLIDFQKGIMRHGLSPLSADQVTKVGSALADTFREAGAPVVLVNVGFAKDFKDALRQPVDQAFAAPPGGFPENFSELLDGLAKPGDILVTKRQWGAFHGTELDLQLRRRGIQTIVLGGVATNIGVESTARQAWEHGYAVVLAEDATSGMSAEMHYFAIDNIFPRISRVVKSADLTLPQA, from the coding sequence ATGCTTGAACTCGATCCCAAGACGACCGCACTGGTCCTCATAGATTTCCAAAAAGGCATCATGAGGCACGGACTCAGTCCACTCTCGGCCGACCAGGTCACGAAAGTCGGCAGCGCGCTTGCGGACACGTTTCGCGAAGCAGGGGCGCCGGTCGTTCTCGTGAATGTTGGCTTCGCCAAGGATTTCAAAGACGCCTTGCGGCAGCCGGTCGATCAAGCGTTTGCCGCGCCGCCCGGCGGCTTTCCTGAAAATTTCAGCGAGTTGCTTGATGGTTTGGCAAAGCCTGGCGACATTCTCGTCACCAAGCGCCAATGGGGCGCCTTCCATGGAACAGAGCTGGATTTGCAGTTGCGCCGCCGCGGTATCCAGACAATCGTCCTTGGGGGCGTCGCGACGAATATCGGCGTCGAGTCGACGGCACGACAGGCATGGGAACACGGCTATGCCGTCGTTCTTGCCGAAGATGCGACGAGCGGCATGTCCGCCGAAATGCACTACTTTGCCATCGACAATATTTTTCCAAGGATCAGCAGGGTCGTCAAAAGTGCTGATCTCACGCTTCCTCAAGCCTGA
- a CDS encoding TetR/AcrR family transcriptional regulator encodes MPSTMSRPSEVPQARTPQRRNGKLRVAAILKAGAAVIAEKGYEAATMAEIAARSSTKIGSLYRFFPNKEVLANALIAHYHEGVHDAFDELDSRIQSLSISALADFLLDLMVDLHKGAGPTMKRLLEIPEVLSVKRGEFSRSIHKHIVRTLTLRSPGLTANKAQDMAVVILGNMKTMAAFSDATDQSVRPGAIEELREMTRIYLKSRLKTKPV; translated from the coding sequence ATGCCCTCAACTATGTCAAGACCCAGTGAAGTTCCACAAGCGAGGACGCCGCAACGGCGCAACGGGAAGCTGCGTGTCGCCGCCATATTGAAGGCAGGTGCTGCCGTCATCGCCGAGAAGGGTTATGAGGCGGCGACAATGGCCGAGATCGCGGCGAGATCGAGCACCAAAATAGGTTCGCTCTATCGTTTCTTTCCCAACAAGGAAGTCCTGGCGAATGCGTTGATCGCGCATTACCACGAGGGCGTTCACGACGCCTTCGATGAACTTGATTCCAGAATTCAATCGCTATCCATCTCTGCGCTCGCTGATTTTTTGCTGGATCTGATGGTCGATCTCCACAAGGGGGCCGGGCCGACGATGAAACGATTGTTGGAAATTCCTGAAGTTCTGTCGGTTAAGCGCGGTGAATTCAGCAGATCCATTCACAAGCATATCGTCCGGACATTGACGCTGCGCAGCCCGGGACTGACCGCCAACAAGGCGCAAGATATGGCCGTCGTGATCCTCGGCAACATGAAGACGATGGCCGCCTTCTCGGACGCCACCGACCAAAGCGTTCGTCCGGGCGCTATTG